A single window of Drosophila suzukii chromosome 3, CBGP_Dsuzu_IsoJpt1.0, whole genome shotgun sequence DNA harbors:
- the Jupiter gene encoding microtubule-associated protein Jupiter isoform X6 — translation MAAYAAFKHVELYNVGKAKKRVLRPPGGGSSDIFGSEMPQTPRNVKNRMVSNIFAAEKDNGLKNNVRQGAHRFYFIGDAPRRGQKTVDSHSRLFGEPSRPITPGKNHMKSSIPFGGQNSEAVAAQKLLTTNGHYNGKSGSVSSASSSVSSSTENLKMNSGSRSVFRNMSKGNPVTGEGYKAGANDFHQRQESSNGGTPVINKNRIPPGGYSSGLW, via the exons aTGGCCGCCTACGCTGCTTTCAAACACGTTGAGCTTTACAATGTTGGCAAAGCCAAGAAGAG GGTGCTGAGGCCCCCAGGCGGCGGATCGAGCGACATCTTTGGATCGGAGATGCCGCAGACCCCCAGGAACGTGAAGAATCGCATGGTGTCCAACATATTCGCTGCCGAGAAAGATAATGGATTGAAAAACAACG TACGACAAGGAGCTCACAGATTCTATTTCATTG GTGATGCCCCACGTCGCGGCCAGAAGACCGTCGACTCGCACTCTCGGCTGTTTGGGGAACCCTCCCGCCCGATCACCCCCGGCAAGAACCACATGAAGAGCAGCATCCCCTTTGGCGGGCAGAACTCCGAGGCAGTCGCCGCCCAGAAGCTGCTGACCACCAATGGCCACTACAACGGCAAGAGCGGATCGGTGTCCTCGGCCTCGTCTTCGGTCTCGTCCTCGACCGAGAACCTCAAGATGAACAGTGGCTCAAGATCAG TCTTCCGCAATATGAGCA AGGGCAATCCCGTCACCGGCGAGGGCTACAAGGCTGGAGCCAACGACTTCCACCAGCGCCAGGAGTCGTCCAATGGCGGCACTCCGGTGATCAACAAGAATCGTATTCCCCCAGGCGGCTACTCGTCGGGACTCTGGTAA
- the Jupiter gene encoding microtubule-associated protein Jupiter isoform X8: MAAYAAFKHVELYNVGKAKKRVLRPPGGGSSDIFGSEMPQTPRNVKNRMVSNIFAAEKDNGLKNNGDAPRRGQKTVDSHSRLFGEPSRPITPGKNHMKSSIPFGGQNSEAVAAQKLLTTNGHYNGKSGSVSSASSSVSSSTENLKMNSGSRSVFRNMSKGNPVTGEGYKAGANDFHQRQESSNGGTPVINKNRIPPGGYSSGLW; this comes from the exons aTGGCCGCCTACGCTGCTTTCAAACACGTTGAGCTTTACAATGTTGGCAAAGCCAAGAAGAG GGTGCTGAGGCCCCCAGGCGGCGGATCGAGCGACATCTTTGGATCGGAGATGCCGCAGACCCCCAGGAACGTGAAGAATCGCATGGTGTCCAACATATTCGCTGCCGAGAAAGATAATGGATTGAAAAACAACG GTGATGCCCCACGTCGCGGCCAGAAGACCGTCGACTCGCACTCTCGGCTGTTTGGGGAACCCTCCCGCCCGATCACCCCCGGCAAGAACCACATGAAGAGCAGCATCCCCTTTGGCGGGCAGAACTCCGAGGCAGTCGCCGCCCAGAAGCTGCTGACCACCAATGGCCACTACAACGGCAAGAGCGGATCGGTGTCCTCGGCCTCGTCTTCGGTCTCGTCCTCGACCGAGAACCTCAAGATGAACAGTGGCTCAAGATCAG TCTTCCGCAATATGAGCA AGGGCAATCCCGTCACCGGCGAGGGCTACAAGGCTGGAGCCAACGACTTCCACCAGCGCCAGGAGTCGTCCAATGGCGGCACTCCGGTGATCAACAAGAATCGTATTCCCCCAGGCGGCTACTCGTCGGGACTCTGGTAA
- the Jupiter gene encoding microtubule-associated protein Jupiter isoform X3, which translates to MISNFDCTDNQASSKVLRPPGGGSSDIFGSEMPQTPRNVKNRMVSNIFAAEKDNGLKNNVRQGAHRFYFIGDAPRRGQKTVDSHSRLFGEPSRPITPGKNHMKSSIPFGGQNSEAVAAQKLLTTNGHYNGKSGSVSSASSSVSSSTENLKMNSGSRSVFRNMSTAAVPDTKESIPLDLCPPTPVPISKPIPPADALSIDNSCRDSKIGDVPADTNTLTKSDQVDEASQTRRDFGNSPDQAYSLNKMAAVPDLKEPLGLCPNEIKEDHQECSKLDSRNPITGLGLNGDGVGGLKPKKLKIREGNPVTGEGYKAGANDFHQRQESSNGGTPVINKNRIPPGGYSSGLW; encoded by the exons TCGATTGCACCGATAATCAGGCCAGCAGCAA GGTGCTGAGGCCCCCAGGCGGCGGATCGAGCGACATCTTTGGATCGGAGATGCCGCAGACCCCCAGGAACGTGAAGAATCGCATGGTGTCCAACATATTCGCTGCCGAGAAAGATAATGGATTGAAAAACAACG TACGACAAGGAGCTCACAGATTCTATTTCATTG GTGATGCCCCACGTCGCGGCCAGAAGACCGTCGACTCGCACTCTCGGCTGTTTGGGGAACCCTCCCGCCCGATCACCCCCGGCAAGAACCACATGAAGAGCAGCATCCCCTTTGGCGGGCAGAACTCCGAGGCAGTCGCCGCCCAGAAGCTGCTGACCACCAATGGCCACTACAACGGCAAGAGCGGATCGGTGTCCTCGGCCTCGTCTTCGGTCTCGTCCTCGACCGAGAACCTCAAGATGAACAGTGGCTCAAGATCAG TCTTCCGCAATATGAGCA cagcagcagtaccAGATACCAAAGAATCAATACCACTTGACTTGTGTCCTCCAACCCCGGTGCCAATATCCAAACCCATCCCACCGGCTGACGCCCTGTCCATAGACAATTCTTGCCGAGATAGCAAAATTGGGGACGTGCCAGCAGATACTAACACCTTAACCAAGTCCGATCAAGTCGACGAAGCCAGTCAAACTCGACGTGATTTCGGAAATAGTCCCGATCAGGCTTATTCGCTGAACAAGATGGCAGCCGTTCCGGATTTGAAGGAGCCCCTTGGGCTATGCCCCAATGAGATTAAGGAAGATCATCAGGAGTGCTCAAAGCTCGATTCTCGCAATCCAATCACAGGTCTTGGTCTGAATGGAGATGGTGTAGGCGGTCTCAAGCCCAAGAAGCTCAAGATCCGAG AGGGCAATCCCGTCACCGGCGAGGGCTACAAGGCTGGAGCCAACGACTTCCACCAGCGCCAGGAGTCGTCCAATGGCGGCACTCCGGTGATCAACAAGAATCGTATTCCCCCAGGCGGCTACTCGTCGGGACTCTGGTAA
- the Jupiter gene encoding microtubule-associated protein Jupiter isoform X2, protein MAAYAAFKHVELYNVGKAKKRVLRPPGGGSSDIFGSEMPQTPRNVKNRMVSNIFAAEKDNGLKNNVRQGAHRFYFIGDAPRRGQKTVDSHSRLFGEPSRPITPGKNHMKSSIPFGGQNSEAVAAQKLLTTNGHYNGKSGSVSSASSSVSSSTENLKMNSGSRSVFRNMSTAVPDTKESIPLDLCPPTPVPISKPIPPADALSIDNSCRDSKIGDVPADTNTLTKSDQVDEASQTRRDFGNSPDQAYSLNKMAAVPDLKEPLGLCPNEIKEDHQECSKLDSRNPITGLGLNGDGVGGLKPKKLKIREGNPVTGEGYKAGANDFHQRQESSNGGTPVINKNRIPPGGYSSGLW, encoded by the exons aTGGCCGCCTACGCTGCTTTCAAACACGTTGAGCTTTACAATGTTGGCAAAGCCAAGAAGAG GGTGCTGAGGCCCCCAGGCGGCGGATCGAGCGACATCTTTGGATCGGAGATGCCGCAGACCCCCAGGAACGTGAAGAATCGCATGGTGTCCAACATATTCGCTGCCGAGAAAGATAATGGATTGAAAAACAACG TACGACAAGGAGCTCACAGATTCTATTTCATTG GTGATGCCCCACGTCGCGGCCAGAAGACCGTCGACTCGCACTCTCGGCTGTTTGGGGAACCCTCCCGCCCGATCACCCCCGGCAAGAACCACATGAAGAGCAGCATCCCCTTTGGCGGGCAGAACTCCGAGGCAGTCGCCGCCCAGAAGCTGCTGACCACCAATGGCCACTACAACGGCAAGAGCGGATCGGTGTCCTCGGCCTCGTCTTCGGTCTCGTCCTCGACCGAGAACCTCAAGATGAACAGTGGCTCAAGATCAG TCTTCCGCAATATGAGCA cagcagtaccAGATACCAAAGAATCAATACCACTTGACTTGTGTCCTCCAACCCCGGTGCCAATATCCAAACCCATCCCACCGGCTGACGCCCTGTCCATAGACAATTCTTGCCGAGATAGCAAAATTGGGGACGTGCCAGCAGATACTAACACCTTAACCAAGTCCGATCAAGTCGACGAAGCCAGTCAAACTCGACGTGATTTCGGAAATAGTCCCGATCAGGCTTATTCGCTGAACAAGATGGCAGCCGTTCCGGATTTGAAGGAGCCCCTTGGGCTATGCCCCAATGAGATTAAGGAAGATCATCAGGAGTGCTCAAAGCTCGATTCTCGCAATCCAATCACAGGTCTTGGTCTGAATGGAGATGGTGTAGGCGGTCTCAAGCCCAAGAAGCTCAAGATCCGAG AGGGCAATCCCGTCACCGGCGAGGGCTACAAGGCTGGAGCCAACGACTTCCACCAGCGCCAGGAGTCGTCCAATGGCGGCACTCCGGTGATCAACAAGAATCGTATTCCCCCAGGCGGCTACTCGTCGGGACTCTGGTAA
- the Jupiter gene encoding microtubule-associated protein Jupiter isoform X4, with protein MAAYAAFKHVELYNVGKAKKRVLRPPGGGSSDIFGSEMPQTPRNVKNRMVSNIFAAEKDNGLKNNGDAPRRGQKTVDSHSRLFGEPSRPITPGKNHMKSSIPFGGQNSEAVAAQKLLTTNGHYNGKSGSVSSASSSVSSSTENLKMNSGSRSVFRNMSTAAVPDTKESIPLDLCPPTPVPISKPIPPADALSIDNSCRDSKIGDVPADTNTLTKSDQVDEASQTRRDFGNSPDQAYSLNKMAAVPDLKEPLGLCPNEIKEDHQECSKLDSRNPITGLGLNGDGVGGLKPKKLKIREGNPVTGEGYKAGANDFHQRQESSNGGTPVINKNRIPPGGYSSGLW; from the exons aTGGCCGCCTACGCTGCTTTCAAACACGTTGAGCTTTACAATGTTGGCAAAGCCAAGAAGAG GGTGCTGAGGCCCCCAGGCGGCGGATCGAGCGACATCTTTGGATCGGAGATGCCGCAGACCCCCAGGAACGTGAAGAATCGCATGGTGTCCAACATATTCGCTGCCGAGAAAGATAATGGATTGAAAAACAACG GTGATGCCCCACGTCGCGGCCAGAAGACCGTCGACTCGCACTCTCGGCTGTTTGGGGAACCCTCCCGCCCGATCACCCCCGGCAAGAACCACATGAAGAGCAGCATCCCCTTTGGCGGGCAGAACTCCGAGGCAGTCGCCGCCCAGAAGCTGCTGACCACCAATGGCCACTACAACGGCAAGAGCGGATCGGTGTCCTCGGCCTCGTCTTCGGTCTCGTCCTCGACCGAGAACCTCAAGATGAACAGTGGCTCAAGATCAG TCTTCCGCAATATGAGCA cagcagcagtaccAGATACCAAAGAATCAATACCACTTGACTTGTGTCCTCCAACCCCGGTGCCAATATCCAAACCCATCCCACCGGCTGACGCCCTGTCCATAGACAATTCTTGCCGAGATAGCAAAATTGGGGACGTGCCAGCAGATACTAACACCTTAACCAAGTCCGATCAAGTCGACGAAGCCAGTCAAACTCGACGTGATTTCGGAAATAGTCCCGATCAGGCTTATTCGCTGAACAAGATGGCAGCCGTTCCGGATTTGAAGGAGCCCCTTGGGCTATGCCCCAATGAGATTAAGGAAGATCATCAGGAGTGCTCAAAGCTCGATTCTCGCAATCCAATCACAGGTCTTGGTCTGAATGGAGATGGTGTAGGCGGTCTCAAGCCCAAGAAGCTCAAGATCCGAG AGGGCAATCCCGTCACCGGCGAGGGCTACAAGGCTGGAGCCAACGACTTCCACCAGCGCCAGGAGTCGTCCAATGGCGGCACTCCGGTGATCAACAAGAATCGTATTCCCCCAGGCGGCTACTCGTCGGGACTCTGGTAA
- the Jupiter gene encoding microtubule-associated protein Jupiter isoform X5, which produces MISNFDCTDNQASSKVLRPPGGGSSDIFGSEMPQTPRNVKNRMVSNIFAAEKDNGLKNNGDAPRRGQKTVDSHSRLFGEPSRPITPGKNHMKSSIPFGGQNSEAVAAQKLLTTNGHYNGKSGSVSSASSSVSSSTENLKMNSGSRSVFRNMSTAAVPDTKESIPLDLCPPTPVPISKPIPPADALSIDNSCRDSKIGDVPADTNTLTKSDQVDEASQTRRDFGNSPDQAYSLNKMAAVPDLKEPLGLCPNEIKEDHQECSKLDSRNPITGLGLNGDGVGGLKPKKLKIREGNPVTGEGYKAGANDFHQRQESSNGGTPVINKNRIPPGGYSSGLW; this is translated from the exons TCGATTGCACCGATAATCAGGCCAGCAGCAA GGTGCTGAGGCCCCCAGGCGGCGGATCGAGCGACATCTTTGGATCGGAGATGCCGCAGACCCCCAGGAACGTGAAGAATCGCATGGTGTCCAACATATTCGCTGCCGAGAAAGATAATGGATTGAAAAACAACG GTGATGCCCCACGTCGCGGCCAGAAGACCGTCGACTCGCACTCTCGGCTGTTTGGGGAACCCTCCCGCCCGATCACCCCCGGCAAGAACCACATGAAGAGCAGCATCCCCTTTGGCGGGCAGAACTCCGAGGCAGTCGCCGCCCAGAAGCTGCTGACCACCAATGGCCACTACAACGGCAAGAGCGGATCGGTGTCCTCGGCCTCGTCTTCGGTCTCGTCCTCGACCGAGAACCTCAAGATGAACAGTGGCTCAAGATCAG TCTTCCGCAATATGAGCA cagcagcagtaccAGATACCAAAGAATCAATACCACTTGACTTGTGTCCTCCAACCCCGGTGCCAATATCCAAACCCATCCCACCGGCTGACGCCCTGTCCATAGACAATTCTTGCCGAGATAGCAAAATTGGGGACGTGCCAGCAGATACTAACACCTTAACCAAGTCCGATCAAGTCGACGAAGCCAGTCAAACTCGACGTGATTTCGGAAATAGTCCCGATCAGGCTTATTCGCTGAACAAGATGGCAGCCGTTCCGGATTTGAAGGAGCCCCTTGGGCTATGCCCCAATGAGATTAAGGAAGATCATCAGGAGTGCTCAAAGCTCGATTCTCGCAATCCAATCACAGGTCTTGGTCTGAATGGAGATGGTGTAGGCGGTCTCAAGCCCAAGAAGCTCAAGATCCGAG AGGGCAATCCCGTCACCGGCGAGGGCTACAAGGCTGGAGCCAACGACTTCCACCAGCGCCAGGAGTCGTCCAATGGCGGCACTCCGGTGATCAACAAGAATCGTATTCCCCCAGGCGGCTACTCGTCGGGACTCTGGTAA
- the Jupiter gene encoding microtubule-associated protein Jupiter isoform X7, with translation MAAYAAFKHVELYNVGKAKKRVLRPPGGGSSDIFGSEMPQTPRNVKNRMVSNIFAAEKDNGLKNNVRQGAHRFYFIGDAPRRGQKTVDSHSRLFGEPSRPITPGKNHMKSSIPFGGQNSEAVAAQKLLTTNGHYNGKSGSVSSASSSVSSSTENLKMNSGSRSEGNPVTGEGYKAGANDFHQRQESSNGGTPVINKNRIPPGGYSSGLW, from the exons aTGGCCGCCTACGCTGCTTTCAAACACGTTGAGCTTTACAATGTTGGCAAAGCCAAGAAGAG GGTGCTGAGGCCCCCAGGCGGCGGATCGAGCGACATCTTTGGATCGGAGATGCCGCAGACCCCCAGGAACGTGAAGAATCGCATGGTGTCCAACATATTCGCTGCCGAGAAAGATAATGGATTGAAAAACAACG TACGACAAGGAGCTCACAGATTCTATTTCATTG GTGATGCCCCACGTCGCGGCCAGAAGACCGTCGACTCGCACTCTCGGCTGTTTGGGGAACCCTCCCGCCCGATCACCCCCGGCAAGAACCACATGAAGAGCAGCATCCCCTTTGGCGGGCAGAACTCCGAGGCAGTCGCCGCCCAGAAGCTGCTGACCACCAATGGCCACTACAACGGCAAGAGCGGATCGGTGTCCTCGGCCTCGTCTTCGGTCTCGTCCTCGACCGAGAACCTCAAGATGAACAGTGGCTCAAGATCAG AGGGCAATCCCGTCACCGGCGAGGGCTACAAGGCTGGAGCCAACGACTTCCACCAGCGCCAGGAGTCGTCCAATGGCGGCACTCCGGTGATCAACAAGAATCGTATTCCCCCAGGCGGCTACTCGTCGGGACTCTGGTAA
- the Jupiter gene encoding microtubule-associated protein Jupiter isoform X9, whose product MAAYAAFKHVELYNVGKAKKRVLRPPGGGSSDIFGSEMPQTPRNVKNRMVSNIFAAEKDNGLKNNGDAPRRGQKTVDSHSRLFGEPSRPITPGKNHMKSSIPFGGQNSEAVAAQKLLTTNGHYNGKSGSVSSASSSVSSSTENLKMNSGSRSEGNPVTGEGYKAGANDFHQRQESSNGGTPVINKNRIPPGGYSSGLW is encoded by the exons aTGGCCGCCTACGCTGCTTTCAAACACGTTGAGCTTTACAATGTTGGCAAAGCCAAGAAGAG GGTGCTGAGGCCCCCAGGCGGCGGATCGAGCGACATCTTTGGATCGGAGATGCCGCAGACCCCCAGGAACGTGAAGAATCGCATGGTGTCCAACATATTCGCTGCCGAGAAAGATAATGGATTGAAAAACAACG GTGATGCCCCACGTCGCGGCCAGAAGACCGTCGACTCGCACTCTCGGCTGTTTGGGGAACCCTCCCGCCCGATCACCCCCGGCAAGAACCACATGAAGAGCAGCATCCCCTTTGGCGGGCAGAACTCCGAGGCAGTCGCCGCCCAGAAGCTGCTGACCACCAATGGCCACTACAACGGCAAGAGCGGATCGGTGTCCTCGGCCTCGTCTTCGGTCTCGTCCTCGACCGAGAACCTCAAGATGAACAGTGGCTCAAGATCAG AGGGCAATCCCGTCACCGGCGAGGGCTACAAGGCTGGAGCCAACGACTTCCACCAGCGCCAGGAGTCGTCCAATGGCGGCACTCCGGTGATCAACAAGAATCGTATTCCCCCAGGCGGCTACTCGTCGGGACTCTGGTAA
- the Jupiter gene encoding microtubule-associated protein Jupiter isoform X1: protein MAAYAAFKHVELYNVGKAKKRVLRPPGGGSSDIFGSEMPQTPRNVKNRMVSNIFAAEKDNGLKNNVRQGAHRFYFIGDAPRRGQKTVDSHSRLFGEPSRPITPGKNHMKSSIPFGGQNSEAVAAQKLLTTNGHYNGKSGSVSSASSSVSSSTENLKMNSGSRSVFRNMSTAAVPDTKESIPLDLCPPTPVPISKPIPPADALSIDNSCRDSKIGDVPADTNTLTKSDQVDEASQTRRDFGNSPDQAYSLNKMAAVPDLKEPLGLCPNEIKEDHQECSKLDSRNPITGLGLNGDGVGGLKPKKLKIREGNPVTGEGYKAGANDFHQRQESSNGGTPVINKNRIPPGGYSSGLW, encoded by the exons aTGGCCGCCTACGCTGCTTTCAAACACGTTGAGCTTTACAATGTTGGCAAAGCCAAGAAGAG GGTGCTGAGGCCCCCAGGCGGCGGATCGAGCGACATCTTTGGATCGGAGATGCCGCAGACCCCCAGGAACGTGAAGAATCGCATGGTGTCCAACATATTCGCTGCCGAGAAAGATAATGGATTGAAAAACAACG TACGACAAGGAGCTCACAGATTCTATTTCATTG GTGATGCCCCACGTCGCGGCCAGAAGACCGTCGACTCGCACTCTCGGCTGTTTGGGGAACCCTCCCGCCCGATCACCCCCGGCAAGAACCACATGAAGAGCAGCATCCCCTTTGGCGGGCAGAACTCCGAGGCAGTCGCCGCCCAGAAGCTGCTGACCACCAATGGCCACTACAACGGCAAGAGCGGATCGGTGTCCTCGGCCTCGTCTTCGGTCTCGTCCTCGACCGAGAACCTCAAGATGAACAGTGGCTCAAGATCAG TCTTCCGCAATATGAGCA cagcagcagtaccAGATACCAAAGAATCAATACCACTTGACTTGTGTCCTCCAACCCCGGTGCCAATATCCAAACCCATCCCACCGGCTGACGCCCTGTCCATAGACAATTCTTGCCGAGATAGCAAAATTGGGGACGTGCCAGCAGATACTAACACCTTAACCAAGTCCGATCAAGTCGACGAAGCCAGTCAAACTCGACGTGATTTCGGAAATAGTCCCGATCAGGCTTATTCGCTGAACAAGATGGCAGCCGTTCCGGATTTGAAGGAGCCCCTTGGGCTATGCCCCAATGAGATTAAGGAAGATCATCAGGAGTGCTCAAAGCTCGATTCTCGCAATCCAATCACAGGTCTTGGTCTGAATGGAGATGGTGTAGGCGGTCTCAAGCCCAAGAAGCTCAAGATCCGAG AGGGCAATCCCGTCACCGGCGAGGGCTACAAGGCTGGAGCCAACGACTTCCACCAGCGCCAGGAGTCGTCCAATGGCGGCACTCCGGTGATCAACAAGAATCGTATTCCCCCAGGCGGCTACTCGTCGGGACTCTGGTAA